One Euphorbia lathyris chromosome 1, ddEupLath1.1, whole genome shotgun sequence DNA segment encodes these proteins:
- the LOC136202147 gene encoding nicastrin isoform X2, which produces MIFKNFLTDICFYSRISNDPSFFKNVAGVLVDSRTDTQNRLTGFSPAEKFPGVEFAPYKNISYEWNPMGSGIMWKAYNFPVFLLSEDNSQVMQEVAMKNEKKKNAFTANVAEFDLVMQTTKSGNHDSESCLRDGACLPLGGYSVWSSLPPINISQPKQSKPIILTVASMDSASFFRDKSLGAESPISGLISLLAAVDSLSRLDGLEDLSNQLVFSVFTGEAWGYLGSRRFLLELDLQSEVVTGLSDSLIEMVIEIGSVGKGFIGGNKTFFTHTAGFSSATSDMLNAFTRAQGSLESKNVTVTMASTSNPGIPPSSLMSFLRKNSSTPGVILEDFDAAFNNKFYHSHLDDMSNVNSSAIVVVASIVARSLYILASGSKSLSDSDLSAINVNASLVEELMGCLLACDPGLSCELVKSYIAPTATCPSHYVGVIIGEPSSTPYLGYVDDISRFIWNFLSDKTSMSKENNRSSCSNDCGKNGGVCIGAETDEKGVCVISTTRYVPAYSTRLKYESGAWIVLPSNSSDPMGMVDPVWTESNWDAIGLRVYKVQDASYDHLVLVGGIVITILAYIAIVITRAFIVKALKRD; this is translated from the exons ATGATTTTCAAGAACTTTTTGACAG ATATCTGTTTCTACTCCAGAATATCAAATGATCCAAGTTTTTTCAAGAATGTTGCGGGTGTTTTAGTTGATTCTAGGACTGACACTCAAAATAGATTAACAG GATTCTCTCCTGCTGAAAAGTTCCCGGGGGTTGAATTTGCACCTTATAAAAACATCAGCTATGAATGGAACCCCATG GGTTCTGGTATCATGTGGAAAGCTTATAATTTTCCTGTATTCTTACTATCTGAGGATAACAGTCAGGTCATGCAGGAG GTCGCTATGAAgaatgagaagaagaagaatgctTTCACTGCAAATGTAGCTGAGTTTGATTTGGTGATGCAG ACAACAAAATCTGGGAATCATGATTCGGAATCTTGTTTGAGAGATGGGGCTTGCCTTCCATTAGGTGGATATAG TGTTTGGTCATCACTCCCACCAATTAATATTTCACAGCCAAAGCAATCCAAGCCCATCATATTAACAGTGGCGTCTATGGATTCTGCCTCATTTTTCCGGGATAAAAGCTTAGGTGCAGAATCTCCTATTTCT GGATTGATTTCTCTGTTGGCAGCGGTGGATTCACTTTCCCGTTTGGATGGTTTGGAAGATCTTAGCAACCAG CTTGTTTTTTCAGTTTTCACTGGGGAGGCTTGGGGCTATCTTGGCAGCAGGAGGTTTTTGCTTGAACTTGATTTACAGTCAGAAGTTGTTACTGGGCTTAGTGACTCTCTAATTGAGATG GTAATCGAAATTGGATCTGTCGGGAAGGGCTTCATAGGAGGGAATAAGACATTTTTCACTCACACTGCTGGG ttttcttCAGCCACAAGTGATATGCTGAATGCCTTCACACGTGCTCAAGGTTCACTTGAGTCGAAAAATGTTACAGTTACAATGGCAAGCACTTCAAATCCTGGGATTCCACCATCATCTTTGATGTCATTTCTGAGAAAG AACTCATCAACTCCTGGAGTTATATTGGAAGATTTTGATGCTGCTTTCAACAATAAGTTCTACCATAGCCACCTTGATGATATGT CAAATGTAAACTCTTCAGCTATAGTGGTGGTTGCTTCAATTGTTGCTCGCAGCCTATACATCCTTGCCAGTGGCAGTAAAAGTTTAAGCGATTCAGATTTAAGTGCTATAAATGTGAATGCCTCTCTGGTTGAAGAACTGATGGGTTGCCTGTTGGCCTGTGACCCTGGTTTATCTTGTGAGCTAGTGAAAAGCTATATTGCACCAACTGCTACATGCCCAAGTCACTACGTTGGTGTAATTATTGGAGAACCATCATCAACCCCGTATCTTggctatgttgatgatatttcCAGGTTTATATGGAATTTTTTGTCCGATAAAACATCTATGTCAAAGGAGAATAACAGGTCCAGTTGCTCAAATGATTGTGGCAAAAATGGTGGAGTTTGCATTGGGGCAGAAACAGATGAGAAAGGAGTTTGTGTTATTTCTACTACAAG GTATGTGCCTGCATATTCTACGCGATTGAAGTACGAATCTGGGGCATGGATTGTTTTGCCATCAAATTCGTCAGACCCTATGGGGATGGTGGACCCTGTGTGGACAGAGAGCAATTGGGATGCAATTGGGCTTCGAGTATACAAAGTTCAGGATGCGAGTTATGATCATCTTGTTTTGGTTGGGGGTATTGTGATCACTATCTTGGCTTACATTGCAATTGTAATTACAAGAGCCTTCATAGTAAAGGCATTGAAGCGGGATTGA
- the LOC136202147 gene encoding nicastrin isoform X1 has protein sequence MATKLLSLKALLLLFTFHLRLSLSDDSESMQSVPDLQRSMYVAIDGYPCVRLLNLSGEIGCANPGRHKIVAPVVKFKNDSKLVHPSAVLVSLDDFQELFDRISNDPSFFKNVAGVLVDSRTDTQNRLTGFSPAEKFPGVEFAPYKNISYEWNPMGSGIMWKAYNFPVFLLSEDNSQVMQEVAMKNEKKKNAFTANVAEFDLVMQTTKSGNHDSESCLRDGACLPLGGYSVWSSLPPINISQPKQSKPIILTVASMDSASFFRDKSLGAESPISGLISLLAAVDSLSRLDGLEDLSNQLVFSVFTGEAWGYLGSRRFLLELDLQSEVVTGLSDSLIEMVIEIGSVGKGFIGGNKTFFTHTAGFSSATSDMLNAFTRAQGSLESKNVTVTMASTSNPGIPPSSLMSFLRKNSSTPGVILEDFDAAFNNKFYHSHLDDMSNVNSSAIVVVASIVARSLYILASGSKSLSDSDLSAINVNASLVEELMGCLLACDPGLSCELVKSYIAPTATCPSHYVGVIIGEPSSTPYLGYVDDISRFIWNFLSDKTSMSKENNRSSCSNDCGKNGGVCIGAETDEKGVCVISTTRYVPAYSTRLKYESGAWIVLPSNSSDPMGMVDPVWTESNWDAIGLRVYKVQDASYDHLVLVGGIVITILAYIAIVITRAFIVKALKRD, from the exons ATGGCCACGAAGCTGCTTTCTCTTAAAGCTCTTCTTTTGCtcttcacttttcatttacgtCTTTCTTTATCTG ATGACTCGGAATCTATGCAGTCTGTTCCTGATCTCCAGAGGTCTATGTATGTGGCCATTGATGGGTATCCTTGTGTACGACTACTGAATCTTTCTGGAGAGATTGGCTGTGCTA ATCCTGGACGACACAAGATTGTTGCTCCTGTTGTAAAGTTCAAGAATGATAGCAAGTTGGTACATCCATCTGCAGTTTTGGTGTCATTAGATGATTTTCAAGAACTTTTTGACAG AATATCAAATGATCCAAGTTTTTTCAAGAATGTTGCGGGTGTTTTAGTTGATTCTAGGACTGACACTCAAAATAGATTAACAG GATTCTCTCCTGCTGAAAAGTTCCCGGGGGTTGAATTTGCACCTTATAAAAACATCAGCTATGAATGGAACCCCATG GGTTCTGGTATCATGTGGAAAGCTTATAATTTTCCTGTATTCTTACTATCTGAGGATAACAGTCAGGTCATGCAGGAG GTCGCTATGAAgaatgagaagaagaagaatgctTTCACTGCAAATGTAGCTGAGTTTGATTTGGTGATGCAG ACAACAAAATCTGGGAATCATGATTCGGAATCTTGTTTGAGAGATGGGGCTTGCCTTCCATTAGGTGGATATAG TGTTTGGTCATCACTCCCACCAATTAATATTTCACAGCCAAAGCAATCCAAGCCCATCATATTAACAGTGGCGTCTATGGATTCTGCCTCATTTTTCCGGGATAAAAGCTTAGGTGCAGAATCTCCTATTTCT GGATTGATTTCTCTGTTGGCAGCGGTGGATTCACTTTCCCGTTTGGATGGTTTGGAAGATCTTAGCAACCAG CTTGTTTTTTCAGTTTTCACTGGGGAGGCTTGGGGCTATCTTGGCAGCAGGAGGTTTTTGCTTGAACTTGATTTACAGTCAGAAGTTGTTACTGGGCTTAGTGACTCTCTAATTGAGATG GTAATCGAAATTGGATCTGTCGGGAAGGGCTTCATAGGAGGGAATAAGACATTTTTCACTCACACTGCTGGG ttttcttCAGCCACAAGTGATATGCTGAATGCCTTCACACGTGCTCAAGGTTCACTTGAGTCGAAAAATGTTACAGTTACAATGGCAAGCACTTCAAATCCTGGGATTCCACCATCATCTTTGATGTCATTTCTGAGAAAG AACTCATCAACTCCTGGAGTTATATTGGAAGATTTTGATGCTGCTTTCAACAATAAGTTCTACCATAGCCACCTTGATGATATGT CAAATGTAAACTCTTCAGCTATAGTGGTGGTTGCTTCAATTGTTGCTCGCAGCCTATACATCCTTGCCAGTGGCAGTAAAAGTTTAAGCGATTCAGATTTAAGTGCTATAAATGTGAATGCCTCTCTGGTTGAAGAACTGATGGGTTGCCTGTTGGCCTGTGACCCTGGTTTATCTTGTGAGCTAGTGAAAAGCTATATTGCACCAACTGCTACATGCCCAAGTCACTACGTTGGTGTAATTATTGGAGAACCATCATCAACCCCGTATCTTggctatgttgatgatatttcCAGGTTTATATGGAATTTTTTGTCCGATAAAACATCTATGTCAAAGGAGAATAACAGGTCCAGTTGCTCAAATGATTGTGGCAAAAATGGTGGAGTTTGCATTGGGGCAGAAACAGATGAGAAAGGAGTTTGTGTTATTTCTACTACAAG GTATGTGCCTGCATATTCTACGCGATTGAAGTACGAATCTGGGGCATGGATTGTTTTGCCATCAAATTCGTCAGACCCTATGGGGATGGTGGACCCTGTGTGGACAGAGAGCAATTGGGATGCAATTGGGCTTCGAGTATACAAAGTTCAGGATGCGAGTTATGATCATCTTGTTTTGGTTGGGGGTATTGTGATCACTATCTTGGCTTACATTGCAATTGTAATTACAAGAGCCTTCATAGTAAAGGCATTGAAGCGGGATTGA